One Synechococcus sp. Nb3U1 genomic window, AGTTGGAAGAACGGCTACGGCAGGGGCAGGTTCCCTTCACCCTCTATCGGTATGAGGCCCAGCACGCCTTTATGAATGCCACTCGCCCAGAAGTGTACGATGCAGCAGCCGCAACCCTAGCCTGGGATCGCCTGCTCACCTTCTTGAATGCCCAACTCTCCAGCCCACAGCCTGTTTAGCCAACCTTCACCCCCTCAAACGATATCCATGTCCCCTTCCGAGAGCGGATCCTTGACCGAAACGAATCTGCCTTTGCAGAACTGCAAAACATCGGTGCTCAAACTTGCCGGCTGTCAGGCTTTGGCGATGACGGGCAATTCCGTCCTGTTTACAGTAGCAGCTTTGATCGGGGCTGACCTGTTAACCGACAAAAGCTGGGCCACCCTCCCTCTGGCGCTGCTGCACTTGGCCACCCTGTTCACCACGATCCCAGCTTCACTGTGGATGGCTCGTATGGGGCGTAAGGTGGGCTTTGCCACTGGCATTGGGATTGGCATGCTCGGGGCTGGATTGGGAGCCTATGCCATTTTCGCAGGCAGCTTTGTCGGGTTTTGTCTGGCCATGATGCTGCTGGGCTGTTTCAATGGCTTTGTCGGCTACTACCGCTTTGCGGCTGCGGAGCTGGCTAGCGAGTCCTTTCGCAGTATGGCCATCTCACTGGTGGTGGCGGGAGGCGTAGTGGCGGCGATATTGGGACCTCAACTGGCCACTTGGACGAAGGATTGGTTTGTGGAAGCTACCTTCGCCGGTTGCCTGGTGACGATCATCCTACTGCAGGCCATTTCCCTGCCGTTGCTGGCCAGTGTGCCCTTACCCCCTTGGCAAAAAACCGAACAGGTGGAGCAGGGCCGTCCGTTATTGACCATCATGAGGCAGCCGGTGTTCATTGTGGCGGTGTTGGGCAGTATGCTCGGCTATGGGGTAATGGTGTTGATCATGACCTCAACCCCCTTGGCCATGGTGGAGCATGCTTTTCCGTTTCAGCAGGCCGCCTTTGTCATCCAGTGGCATGTGTTGGGCATGTTTGCCCCCTCTTTCATTACGGGGGCACTGATCGCTCGGTTTGGCCTGCTGAATATCATTCTCACGGGTGGGATCCTGAACCTGATCTGCATCACGATCAATCTCTTGGGCATCAGTCTAATGCACTATTGGAGCGCCCTATTGCTGTTGGGTATTGGCTGGAACTTTTTGTTTGTGGGCTCCACAACGCTGCTCACGGAAGCCTATACGCCGGCAGAACGGGCCAAAACCCAGGCAGCCCATGACTTTTTCATGTTTGGCGCTGTAGCGGCCTCAACGATATTGTCGGGTGACTTGTTGAACCGTTGGGGGTGGCAGGCGGTGAATTGGGCTGGCCTACCCATGGTGGTGTCGGCGTTTGCGGCGGCTCTCTGGCTCCAGAAACAACGGGGACGGAATGCGTGGGCGAAAAGCCTGTAGGGAGAGGTCTTCCTTCCGCAAAAAGCTTACCTGAGGTCTGTGAGCCTGGCTATGCAAGCATTAAAACTATCCGCTCTCCCCCACGCCAAACGGAATCACTGGCAGTAGAGAAGAGCGGTCTAGCGGGCCTTCAACTGGAACCTGACTGCCGGGAGGAACCCCAAGCGAGCGAGAACGTGAAGACTCTTCAGCAGGCTGAAGGATCTGAGTTCAGATCGTCAGAGAACAGCCCCGGCGCACAGCCGGCTGACTCCAACTTGATGACCCTTACAACTACTACTATCTGGCATGGGCAGGAACCTCCCTTACTAGACGACACACTGAGGCTAGCATAAATCCCTACGGAGAGGGCATTTTGCTGAGACAGCGTAGGATAGAGTGATGTCCCTGATGTGGCTTGCCGAGCATAGTCGCTTCTTAGGGAAAGAACCTTTACTTAACTTGCTTAAATCGCCGTGGATTACAAAAGCACCCTCAACCTGCCCCAAACTCAGTTTTCCATGCGGGCAGAGGCCGCCAAGAAAGAACCCGCCATCCAAGCGTTTTGGCAGGAGCAGCAAATTTACCAGCGCTTATCCGAGAACAACGGCGGGGATCCCTTTGTGCTGCACGATGGGCCGCCCTACGCCAATGGCGACATTCATATGGGCACCACCCTGAACAAGATTCTCAAGGATATTGTCAACAAGTACCAGATCCTGAGAGGGCGCAAGGTACGTTACGTGCCCGGCTGGGATTGCCATGGCCTGCCGATTGAACTGAAGGTGCTGCAAAGCCTGCCCGCCCAAGAACGGGAAAGCCTCACCCCTTTGCAACTGCGGCAAAAGGCCAAAGCCTATGCCCTAGGCTACATTGATACCCAGCGCGCCAGCTTCAAACGCCTGGGGGTGTGGGGAGACTGGGATCATCCCTACATGACCTTGAAGCCGGAATATGAAGCCGCCCAGATCGAGGTATTTGGGCAAATGGCTCTGAAGGGATATATCTACCGCGGCCTCAAGCCCGTCCATTGGAGCCCCAGTTCCCAGACGGCCTTGGCCGAAGCAGAGCTGGAATATCCCGACAACCACAGTTCCCCCAGCATCTATGTGGCCTTTCCCCTCACAAGCCTCAGCCCAGCCGCCCAAGGGGTATTGGATCCCTATTTGCCGGGTTTGCGGGTGGCCATTTGGACCACTACCCCCTGGACGATCCCAGCCAATTTGGCCCTCTGCTTCAACCCCAAACTCACCTATGCCGTGGTGGGATCCGCAAAATTTGGAGATCTACTGATTGCTGCCGATTTGCGGGAACGACTGGAAAAAGTCTTAGAAACCTCACTAGAGGTAAAAGCGACTCTCCCGGGATCCGCCCTAGAACACTCGCAAGGGCAGCACCCCCTCTACGACCGCAGCAGTCTTTGTGTTTTGGGAGAATACGTCACCACCGAATCAGGAACCGGCATTGTCCATACCGCCCCAGGCCACGGAGAAGATGACTTCAAAACCGGGCAGAAATATAGCCTGCCCATCCTTAGTCCTGTGGATGATCAGGGGAAATTTACGGCTGAGGCCGGAGCCGATTTTGTTGGGCTGGATGTACTCTCCAAAAAGCCCGAAACCAGTGGCAACGCGGCAGTGATTAAGGCTTTACAGGCAGCTGGCGCCCTCCTCAAAGAAGAACCCTACAACCACAAATATCCCTACGATTGGCGCACCAAAGAGCCGACGATTTTCCGGGCCACCGAGCAGTGGTTTGCCTCCGTTGCTGGATTCCGGGATCTAGCCCTGAAGGCGATCAAAGAAGTGAAATGGATCCCGGCCATCGGCGAAAATCGCATTACCCCGATGGTTGCAGAGCGTTCCGATTGGTGTATTTCCCGGCAACGGGCTTGGGGGGTACCAATCCCGGTGTTTTACGACGAAGAAACCGGGGATCCCTTACTCACAGCCGAAACGCTTGACCACATCAAAACCATCTTTGCCCAAGAGGGATCCGATGCCTGGTGGACTTACTCGGTAGAAGCATTGCTGCCGGAAAAGTACCGCCACAATGGCCGTATCTACCGCAAAGGTATGGACACCATGGATGTCTGGTTTGACTCCGGTTCTTCTTGGGCGGCGGTAGCCAAAGCGCAGGGACTGGGTTATCCCGTGGATATGTACTTGGAAGGATCCGATCAACACCGGGGTTGGTTTCAATCCAGCTTGCTTACGTCCGTGGCGGTGAATGGCCACGCCCCTTATAAGTCGGTGTTAACCCACGGGTTTGTGCTGGATGAAAAAGGCCAGAAAATGAGCAAATCCTTAGGCAATGTTATCGACCCGATGCTGCTGATTAACGGCGGAAAAAATTTGCAAACGGATCCCGCCTATG contains:
- a CDS encoding MFS transporter, which translates into the protein MTETNLPLQNCKTSVLKLAGCQALAMTGNSVLFTVAALIGADLLTDKSWATLPLALLHLATLFTTIPASLWMARMGRKVGFATGIGIGMLGAGLGAYAIFAGSFVGFCLAMMLLGCFNGFVGYYRFAAAELASESFRSMAISLVVAGGVVAAILGPQLATWTKDWFVEATFAGCLVTIILLQAISLPLLASVPLPPWQKTEQVEQGRPLLTIMRQPVFIVAVLGSMLGYGVMVLIMTSTPLAMVEHAFPFQQAAFVIQWHVLGMFAPSFITGALIARFGLLNIILTGGILNLICITINLLGISLMHYWSALLLLGIGWNFLFVGSTTLLTEAYTPAERAKTQAAHDFFMFGAVAASTILSGDLLNRWGWQAVNWAGLPMVVSAFAAALWLQKQRGRNAWAKSL
- the ileS gene encoding isoleucine--tRNA ligase; the encoded protein is MRAEAAKKEPAIQAFWQEQQIYQRLSENNGGDPFVLHDGPPYANGDIHMGTTLNKILKDIVNKYQILRGRKVRYVPGWDCHGLPIELKVLQSLPAQERESLTPLQLRQKAKAYALGYIDTQRASFKRLGVWGDWDHPYMTLKPEYEAAQIEVFGQMALKGYIYRGLKPVHWSPSSQTALAEAELEYPDNHSSPSIYVAFPLTSLSPAAQGVLDPYLPGLRVAIWTTTPWTIPANLALCFNPKLTYAVVGSAKFGDLLIAADLRERLEKVLETSLEVKATLPGSALEHSQGQHPLYDRSSLCVLGEYVTTESGTGIVHTAPGHGEDDFKTGQKYSLPILSPVDDQGKFTAEAGADFVGLDVLSKKPETSGNAAVIKALQAAGALLKEEPYNHKYPYDWRTKEPTIFRATEQWFASVAGFRDLALKAIKEVKWIPAIGENRITPMVAERSDWCISRQRAWGVPIPVFYDEETGDPLLTAETLDHIKTIFAQEGSDAWWTYSVEALLPEKYRHNGRIYRKGMDTMDVWFDSGSSWAAVAKAQGLGYPVDMYLEGSDQHRGWFQSSLLTSVAVNGHAPYKSVLTHGFVLDEKGQKMSKSLGNVIDPMLLINGGKNLQTDPAYGADVLRLWVSSVDYSGDVPLGKTILGQMADVYRKIRNTARFLLSNLYDFDPAQDAVPFADLSDLDRYILHRMKEVGSEMTESFESYQFYHFFQAIQNFCVVDLSNFYLDISKDRLYISHAHSRRRRQCQTVLALLLENIAKAIAPVLSHMAEEIWMHLPYTKTTPSVFEAGWMSLPETWSDPQLSATWEQLRSVRQEVNKALEQARTEKVIGASTEAKVTLRVGDPALYPILDDHASELRYLLIASQVELAKSTEGLEISVQPAEGRKCVRCWNHSIRVGEAAEHPELCERCVAALAGTF